tagaaagaaaaagccGAATTTGGGTCAAATGCAtatcattttctttcaaaGATACCGATATCGTTAGCAAATATGTAAGCCTGAGAGAGAACTACAGGCAGTTGCAGTATTCGCAAGGGTTATTAACTTATCATTATTTCGGATGAATAACCTAAAGGCAAATTATTGCAAACAGACAAAGCTAAGTTGAAAGAAATGTCtatgggagagagaggaggaacTGAAATTAAACTAggattattatttacttatatAGGCAGTTGCAGTATTCACAAGGGTTATTAACTTATTATTGTTTCAGATGAATAACCTAAGGGCAAATTATTGCAAACAGACAAAGCTGAGTCAAAAGAAATGTCTGTGGGAGAGAAAGGAGGAACTGGAATTAAATTAGGATTATTATTTACCTGTACTGTTCAGTACGGTATGGCACCAAACGGAATCACAAATCTGGAACTGATGTCATGCCAAACAGTAACGGGATGACATAGTATCATCTCATTTACACGTATGGGACGGCACGAGTAAACTAACATGTATTTCTGATTATTAAGCCTCATATATGATCCATTATTGACATATATTGTGGTACTGGAATAGGTAGATTATTGGGCTAGCCTGCAAAGTGCTCATTGTTATCGAACAATTATGTGGTGGGTTGGATATTATtagggagactttggaaaaaaccaaaggagagagaaaaattttaaaagaagccaaaatggacaaaattgcccttatttattttttaatttcctaaggaatcctttacatttgcatgtctttggtttgaaagttgagaggtttttctgtcttttttgaaaaagctttggctttttccaaaagtgaaagtttttttatgggcaaaacctaaatttactatattattaATAGTTGGCGAAAGgcctagaaaagaaaaaaatggagtAATATGCCGAATTGTCTTCTGAATTTGTTCCTTACTTTCTAtttatccctttttttttttttaaagaaaattaagtacattaattaaaatttaagagTAATGTTATACTACAATTTCATACTACATGATGTGACAAATGATGTGTACATACCACATCATGTAAAATActagtttctgtttttctaattttatttattaaaatacacttcattcaTTTAATTGATGTAGCATATGATatggacatgccacatcatATTGTATAGAAATGTAAGATAAAAATGTGATAAGTGTAACATTACTCTTAAATTTtattgtcaattttttctccACCGTCAGTTTTGtaaacatttcatccatttttttgtcaaattagTTACGTGAGAGGCATATTGCGAACTTTATGAGGTCAAGTCCATTCTGTGGGTAAGATAAAGTTCAAGTCTTTGATGAGCTCAAACTGAAGGTTGTTTTCGCACGACTCTTCAAAGTTTCTTAGGGTTTCAACTTTTGGGGAATTGGGGAATCTACAAATATGGGTTGATTCGACGAAGCTGACAGTGAATTGACTCTTCATTAGTCTCTCAATAACTTTTCAACAGTCTCTCAATAAGATAACTTGCACAAGAAAACCAAATTAGAAATATAGAGGAAGAGAAACCTAATTACATATCAATATTTCCAAAATAGAaatatagaagaagaaaaacctaATTACATATCAATATTGCCTAAACTATTGTAATAACAGAATGAATACCTAAATTAATTTAGGTTTAATTAGTGAATGCGTTTGTAACatacttcaatttcttctcaCTAATATCAACCTCATGGGTAAATaagaaattattaaaataaaaggaggCCCCTGGCTTGTATGAATAGTCACCATAAGCTGAGTTCCCCTGGCACCTTCTGAATTGAGCTTGATGAATTCGATACCTATGATTGCATAGAAAGTATTTGCCCTTCCACATCTCATATTTTGATGCTGAAACTGATCCTGGCACATCTCCAGCCTTGACAACATTTTGGTTCCAAGGAAGTGTTACTATATCTTCACCATTCGATCCAACACCCTTAcccttattttcttcttcatgcaCAAGTTGGATCGCGAACTCCTTTGCCCACAAACCCGACTTCACCGaaacacgtagttcttccccACCTTCCAACTTATCGTTCCCGAAATTCCAGCGGCTCATGATCCATAACATGTCTTGGTTTTCTCTTGGAAGACCCATTGCCACAGGGCCCCTTAGTCTCATTGctcacactactacaaaaagtgaaaaagacgaccagaaaacaacgacggtctaagtgaaaaccgccGTGGTTtataaaaagacgacggttctaaaaacaccgtcgtgtaataccaccttagacaacaaaaaattggagattcaaatggctgttcaaaaacaacgacgtacctaattaaacaaccgacgtctatttgaaacagatttccgcagtgtaaaatcaaagccaacaaagaacggcggaagttatgaatcgaccgacgtagaaattaaagacgacgatttcaataaaaaccgccgtttttactcataaaataacacgacgaggttttcgtataagacgccgtataattacaaacaaatccacgtctttaaaataaaaaatatcgccgtattaaaataatttacaacgacgtacaatataaatatatcgacgtcattatcatatagttctacgacgttatctttaaattgtactataaaatttaacgtcgtatttattcatttcatacgtcgtacatttaatttaaactgtcgtcttaatatgaatttttgttaacaatttttttctttgattttcttatcctacgtcggtagatctacttaatgacaagaattgaaataaccacgacggtttatatagaaaaccgctgacataatcagatttttctgagaacccaagggttacgaaatcttaacagatggaattctgttccacatcataatcttaacagatgacacagatttgcaatcagagagacaattttttggaagttgatgatgtgtgtgcgtttgtgtatctacaaaaattatacctaacgtctttgcaaatttgcaatcagaaagacaattttcaacgacggttatattacacctaacgacgtttaaaaaatcaacgtcgctcaacaaatatattacgtcgtcttagtattacttaagacgactaaaaacgacgacagtaaaacaaaaacagtcgttgttcttatattcttattttatttaaatccacgtcggttatattaaacataacgacgttaaatgaaagGATTCCACGGCGCataacaaatattgcgtcgtgttatttaaaaacgacgtagttatatgtaaccgccgtatttcttttttgaaatggttttatatataagcaacttttcgacttacacatgcactgtttccaaacccgattaaaaatttcaatctcccagagaaaacttttcgtcttttttcctgtcagagcactgtcagagtatctcatcgtcttcctctcgtcttcttcgtcgtctctgaacttaaacatcgatcgtcttcctcttgctttcattgcacgcaaaaggtaaactttcattttcactattttggttactgttttgcatgctcatacgttttttgtttgaaaaatctttttaccttttttctggccaaaatcattttacttctttccaagtttgataaaatatacagacaaagagggaaagtttccaactttgaagacaactacctcaactaaataagacgacggtagttcttatttacgtggttaaatatgtagaccacgacggttcgtcaggtcgttctagcgtcgtctgaaaattgacaaagttgtttttaaaataatagtcttttttttatttgcttgtttaattgcaggtttgatttctctgaacaatggtttttgtttttcccttatttgataaaatataaagaaaaagaaactagggttggAATCTAATATAGGCGACagtattgttttacgtcgtgtgaatgttaataccacgacggtgtattactattggcgtcgtatgaacataaataccacgacgttatataaataatggttttaccacgacggtgtattactattgacgtcgtgtgaacataaataccacgacgttatataaataatggttttaaactcgtatgaacataaataccacgacggtttattactattgacgtcgtttaaaatcgtatcatacgtcgtattttattaataaccgtcgtttgtgttcttaatctttttctgaaatattttcatttgcagttttgtctgttaaaatggtttctcaacaacaaactaaggattctggctccaagaagcttggaatggtagctcctcaagacaagtcttcgaaggagatgaagtcttcgaagaagatgaagtttgcttcatcatctgctgagacagaacaaccagccagacaacaatctctgatgattcaaagactggtcgaggtatgagcacaatgcctcgtgttgtgaagagaaagcttcagaaactgaggccaattgttgagtacaataaaagggggaaaggtattggccaagcacatagtgaaatgcagtcgtacattggtgtcttgNNNNNNNNNNNNNNNNNNNNNNNNNNNNNNNNNNNNNNNNNNNNNNNNNNNNNNNNNNNNNNNNNNNNNNNNNNNNNNNNNNNNNNNNNNNNNNNNNNNNtatttattttattgctttatttaatttgttatttaatttaattattaaattaaaatattaatgtaATACTGATTGTTGTTCATCCAACAATATGCACCCGCTATTTCTCTTTCAGTGGTCCAAATGGAGTTTCCATTGAGTTAAAGAAACTTATTAAAGTTTTTAAGTGACCGTGTGAGCCGATCTCAACAACTCCAAACAGCAGTGTAACCATGTATTGTTTTCCAATTATACAAAGAAATAATTGATGTGtttgtttcaactttcaagTATAAATTGTTCTCATTTCACATGACTGAAAGTGTGTGAAAGCAAGTTCTAGaaaatgaaactaaaaaaTGTTATGACTTTGTATGGTAATTGAGCTAAACCACTAAACACGAATCCCCCTCGCTCCTAAACCATCATAACCAAACCGCCCAATAGTGATATGCCTTTGTTCAAATTCTCCCCTAGTTTTAATCCAAAATGATATTCTTAATAACGgttgattagtttttttattcattGATACGAGCGATGGTCTAAATTATAAGGGAGGGAATTTCACATACATACACTATTAAGGTGCCATGAtggttcgaacttgagaccactGATCTGCAAATCAAGGCTCTTTCCTACTGAGCTAAATTTAATTGGTAACGTTTGATTAGTTAATCCATAAACAAAATGGCTAATTAATCGATCCAAATCGGCCTAGCCCCATATCCATTGATTTCATCCTTTTGGTGGAGAGTGACGCAAGTAGCTTTTACAGGGCTCTTGGTTCGTGAACCCTTTAGAAAGTTTGATAATGAGCTCCTTGTCTTTATTGTTTCTAGTACTCTCCATAcaattttgtatatttatcATGTTGTGTAAAAATACTCCAAGaccttatttttaataaattacgCAATCCACACACATAATCCAGATAAGAATAAAAGCACACACCAAAGTAAAGCAAATACACACGAAATTTATAGCTTTGCTATCTTTTTCAGCTAAAATCTATTCAAAACTTTTTGCTTGAAGTCAGGAGACTGAGGGCTTACGTGGATCAAGCTAGTTCATGTtgactttgttttgtttctagaCTTTTAGATGTGATTGTGCTTAATTATCCAGCcgaatattttaattttggtgGGGAGAATCACCTTCCCCATTGATataaataaacacaaaaagatGGATGCTTCTAAAAATATTCTTTTACTCACAATTGTTAGTTTCTCTATGGGAGCGTATGCGATagacttttatttatttatttataaacataaGCGAATATATAAGGTTCATTTGAATGGAGTATTTCCAAATTTAGAGATTTAGATGGCAATATAGCgttaaattatttgtttagaTTACTATCATTCATGTATGCTAAGATTTGTATgccaaaatttgaataaaaaggaaatgaagaaaacaaatggatTTCAAATCCATTTCCAATACAttcaatataatattttctagtttttctttagtaaatttaattttgttgtcaaatcggaatattttcttttgaatacCCCATCTAAAATAGAACTTAAATGTATTATCATGTGTGCCAAAAGTCGTAGAGACTCATACTTTATAATGTGAAAACGATCATGTTGGAGCGACCATAATGTTATTTGTACCACATGTGGTTGAAATAGTAACACTGTAgttaaaaccttttttttttcttatccaaaaaGTTTAAATACAATATACAGGTGCATTAATTGCTATTGTCATCTTTGGCTACTGGGCAACCAAACGGCACCAAAAGTCCAGGGAGCAATTTGCACACGTGATCCCTATAGTGATCCCTATAAAGTGATGCTTATGAACTCACACGAGGATAGATATAACAAGGAAACAAGACGCATTCCAAATACCCATGTCTATATAAACATACCAGAGAACTGAAAAAAACACCGAAACTTTCTCATCTCACACCAAACAATAATGCTTGAATGAATCTCAATGGATCAAGAAGCcataccaaaaccaaaacacgAAAAACACAATCAAACTCAAACCTCTTCCAATGAGACTTCGCTGTTGTCAGGCTTACCAAACCACCTTGCACAGCTCTGCCTTGCAAAAATCAACCCTTCCATTCTCTTCTCTGTTTGCCACTCATGGAGGCGCCTAATCTACTCTCCTTCCTTCActccttttttctctctctacgctcttctctctcctccaccTGATCACAGCCCCAATTCCCCCATTCAGTTCTCCTCACTAGACCCAATATCAAACACGTGGACATCTCTCCCTTCTCCTCCCTCCGACCCTCCtctccacctcctccaccGCCACCCGGCCTTCCTCTCTCGAAAACTCCCCATCCAGACGTTGTCCGTCTCCGGCTGCCTTGTCCTCGTCGCCGCCACCACCCCCCAATTCACACCCGCGCTGCCTCGTCCTCTTGTGTTCCAACCACTGTCCAAGCAGTGGTCCTTCGGCCCCCCGCTGCCCAAGCCGCGCCGTTTTTGTGCTGCCGGAACTGTGGGGGGCAAAGTGTATGTGGCGAGTGGGATGGGGACAACTTACAGAGGGGACGTTGCGAGGTCGATGGAAGAGTGGGACATGAAGGGGAAGGAGGTTTCTGCATCATGGGTTAAGAAGGCAGGGCTTAAAGATGGGAGGTTTAGCAGGGAGGCTGTGGAGGCAATTGGGTATAGAGGGAAGCTTTGGATGGTGAATGTGAAGGGCAATGCTATCAAGGAAGGGGCTGTTTATGATGTCGAAACGGACACGTGGCAAGACATGCCTCAAGGCATGCTTGGTGGATGGAATGGACCAACTGCTACATCCAtcaatgatgatgatgatcatcaTGACCATGATGCGATGTATGTGGTGGATGAGAGTAAAGGAGTGTTGAGCAAATATGTTGATGAAAATGATTGTTGGGAAGTGGTGATGGACTCGGTAGTGTTGAAGGAGGCTGAGCAAGTTTGTGCCGGGAGGGGGAGAGTTTGTGTGGTTTGTGCTAACGGGAATAGGATTGTGGTGGTGGATGTCGTGGCGCCGCTGCCAAGGATTTGGGTGGTGGAGCCGCCGCCGATGTTGGAAGTTGTGGCGGTACACATATTACCTAGGATGTGTAGGCTggattaattttgtaattgctcttcatgattcatattatatatgaCTAGTTTTTGTTATAGTTCCTACgaaatgaaataaagaaaagaacaattaCATGTAGAAATCAAATACATTTGATCATCAATCAACCAAAGTCCAATGACGTTTTCTACATGGATTATGTTAAGTTCAATTCCCTCcaataatttaacaaaaaagagtGATTCTGAGTCTCTTAACTAGATAACAAAGCAATTTAGAAAAACGACATGGGTCACCGGCCGTTTCATAAGACAAACAATTTCAATGTTTATTTGGCAAGCCTGAATAACTGTTCTATATTAATCTCTatgacttttctttttcttaaaaagaaaaagaaaagagaagaagcagTTTTACCCTATTCGTAATACAGGTGGAGAACAAACCAATCTACAATTTCGAAACCAGCATTTCAAGAAGACAAGAGATAAGGTCACCAtccgaccaaaaaaaattgagataaGATCACATGCATGAAAGCAAGTGAGAGCAAaggcccaaaaaagaaaaattatctctttgtttttcctcGAAATAAGCTTGACCAAACCTAAGGTTGTTATAATCAAGCgattaagagcatttataTTTCTAATTAAATGATTAAGAATATTTATCCCTATACCAATATtagttatataaaaataaaaataaaacactaAACCAAACTTGTAAAGTAAGAAAATACGAATTATAAGTTACAACCACTCCAACAACATCTACCTTTACAAATTTAATATTGCCAACCTTTAGCTATAAAGTTCTGTCCTGTGAACCCTATTGACCCAAAAAGGTTCTTTGAAACCTCGTCAGAAAACTTTGGTCTTTGTTCATGGTATTGGCAATTAACTCGCTTTTTTTGAAGatcacataaaataaacaGCAAGCGAGTGATTTATATTCTCAATGGCTTTATGCAGGGGAAGGAGGACCACCGTTTAAAGCACTTCAAagttatatatacacataaatTCTCCTATGCGAATGTACTTATTACTATATGGACGCTATTGTAAATATAGAAGAAAATAGGAAGGAGTAGAGTAGTAGAAAATACATGGCATCCACACAGTAATAACGTCAGGGCGTCCTCATaggagaatatatatatacattccttttctattgagggatccctcaaataatttatttaagggACACTCTTTAGGGTCTACTACgaatttttttcaacgatccaaactatctattttttaagtcttcaTTTATAGATCatctttgcaaaaaaaaattagacaaattggaaaccatttagacatctaattgtgtcctataaaatcaatgaacacgatATTTCAATAAGTACTAAAATCTcagtaatttaatttaatagtcaaatgatatcgaatTCAAGTGATTCAAGTGATATTAGTAATTTGATTGAATAGTCAAATGATACTGCGTTCCAATATAGGCCCTTAAAATTACTATATCCTAGAAACATACCCACTTACTTTAAAAATTAacttaaaactcaaatttaaaataggTTTGCCATGTAAGATAGATTTGTCCTAGTATTATTATatagtcctgatctcttggactacaggggtccaagagatttgtggtcactcaccgttggatgtaaattcaatagttcactcactcttgcactgtttttaagaaacttttttgaaccattggattaatatccaaaggtgagtgaccacaatttcttggactcctgtggtccaagagatcgggactgctAAATTACAATACATGTCATTTAccttcatatttattttcaatcatACCATTAACTGccttaattataattaattctctatattaatagcatatcaaatacctcatttcttttggtttgcACTCCCTCTAACCCATGGAAATTTCTAActcaagagatttgtggtcactcaccgttgaaTGTTACATCCAACGGTAGGTGAACAcaggtccaagagatcggggcTAACTATTTACAATATAAAAGGGTATTTTTGTCAGAATATAGGTACGTTGTGTAATTGAAAATTCTgcacatttttctttaaaagaaataagtgcattattagagaaatttttctttcatgaaaaatgaaataattaggtacattatatatacaatcattttatttataagataataagaaatttttcattcatgaaaaattaaataattaggTACATTATATTTTTGAAACCATTAGTATGTTTCTTTATAAAAGGTAAGCagaaatttttcttaaaatcacatataattcacacaaataaaaaagttaacatttttttcattaaaggAAATagcattttatttcttaaattaCGTATAAGTGATGTAGgtataaatatgaaatttaaaagttcaaataaaaaaacattccAAATTAATAATACATCAATTACAACCATATTTTATGGAGAGAAATGGTACATAatctttccaaattcaacgTAAATTATAATTAGGAGTACTTTTGGAATCTGAAAAGTacaataaatcagattttgCGCTTAATTAGGTAACATGCTGAGTTGGATCCAAGTCATGGGTTTTTaactataaaaattgaattttatttattgaaaaataagatGATGGGCTCGATGCGAGGAAAGCTAATTTGAAGGGGAAAAGCCAAAATTACTAATATAGTATTAGTATATACATAGAGCTTTGATTATgtgatccctcaaataatttgagGGATACCCTTATAGGGCCTATCACGCATTGCATTTTAATGATCCTAACCATCTATATTTTTTAGATATTACCTCAAAGATCATCTTTGCCAAAAATCACTTGATTTTGAAACCATTTAACCACTCAATTAGATGGTTGTTATTATCCTTTTTTTGAAGCaccattttaatttattttgttgatctCAAATAGatgccttaatgattttcaatttgcatgcGTTTTTGCAAATATtgtctatgaatgaagacttgaCAAATATACGATTTGAattgttgaaataaaatttgtagGGGACCCTATAGGAAGTGGCAAGGCCACCATGGGTCAATGGGGTCAGACAACCCCTTGGTGGTCTTGGAAATGGTTTGGAGGTCCCTTGTTGGCCCTTGGCAGCCATGGGAGACGACCctatggagaagaagatgcaaGCTGCGAGGAGAAGAAagagggaggaagaagaagacaaaattTCAATGTTTGTTTGGCAAGCCTGAATAACTGTTCTATATTAATCtctacgaattttttttaacttccaatgttatttttcttaaaaagaaaaagaaaagagaagaatcaGTTTTACCCTATCCGTAATACATGTGGAGAACAAACCAATCTACAATTTCGAAACCAGCATTTCGAGAAGACAAGAGATAAGGTCACCAtccgaccaaaaaaaacagatataAGATCACATGCATGAAAGCAAGAGGTGCAATTTACAAAGGCCACACGAAGaaaaattttctctttgtttttcctcAAAATAAACTTGACTAAGCGTAATGGCCTTGTAATTAAgtgattaaaaatatttatatttctaaTTAAGTGGTTAAGAGTATTGATTCTTGCACCTATATTACCTgtataaaaagtaaaaaaactTAACCAaacttgtaaaaaaaatactaattatAAGTTACAACTACTCCAACAACATCCATCTTCACAAATTTAATATTGCCAACCATTAGCTATAAAGTTCTGTCCGGTGAACCCTATTGACCCAAGAAGGTTCTTTGAAAACCTCGTCAGAAAACTTTGGTCTTTGTTCATGGTATTGGCAACTAGCCTTTTTGAAGatcacataaaataaacaGCAAGCAAGTGATTTATATTCTCCATGGCTTTATGCAGGAGGAGGACCaccgtttttttttttttttggtcgtaTGAGGACCACCGTTTGAAGCGCTTCAAAGTTATATACATAAATTCTCCTATGTGGATATATAGTTATTCTCCTATGTGAATATCCGAACGTTTTTACCATGCGAACACCATTATAAACATAGAAGAAAGCGGGACGGGTAGTAGAAAATACATGGCGTTTGCATGCTAATAACGTCCGGACGTCTTCATAGGAGAAAATCTATGTATATAGTctccttctattgagggatccctaaaataattttatttaatggacaccctttagggtcccttacccaaaaaatttcaaccatcCAAACCATccattttttaagtctacattcataaatcatctttgcaaaaaattatacaaattgGAAACCGTTTtcacatccaattgtgtcctacaaaatcaatgagcACGGTGCTTCAACAAAGTACTAAagttttcaataactcaattgagtggtaaaatgatattggattcaagtgatttttttgtgGTAAAGataatctttgaatgattatctaaaaaatagatggtttgggtTAGTGGAATACAATGCGGAGTGGATCCTACAAAGGTATCCTTAAATATGCTTATTTgaaggatccctcaatggaagatttctgtatatatatacagtccccttctattgagggacaccctttagaGTCCCTTACgaaaaaatcatgcaaattgaaaatcattaaggcatctaattgagaccaacaaaatcaatgaatacaATGCTTCAAAAAAGTACTTGAATTTCAATActttaattgagtggtcaaatgatattggattcaagtgattttttgtagagatgatctttaaatgaatatctacaaaataaaatacagtccccaaaaatgaatatatacagtcccctcctattgagggatccctaaaataattttatttaatggacaccctttagggtcccttacccaaaaaatttcaaccatcCAAACCATccattttttaagtctacattcataaatcatctttgcaaaaaattatacaaattgGAAACCGTTTtcacatccaattgtgtcctacaaaatcaatgagcACGGTGCTTCAACAAAGTACTAAagtttcaataactcaattgagtggtaaaatgatattggattcaagtgatttttttttttggtaaagataatctttgaatgattatctaaaaaatagatggtttgggtTAGTGGAATACAATGCGGAGTGGATCCTACAAAGGTATCCTTAAATATGCTTATTTgaaggatccctcaatggaagatttctgtatatatatacagtccccttctattgagggacaccctttagggtccCTTACgaaaaaatcatgcaaattgaaaatcattaaggcatctaattgagaccaacaaaatcaatgaatacaATGCTTCAAAAAAGTACTTGAATTTCAATA
The Prunus dulcis chromosome 2, ALMONDv2, whole genome shotgun sequence DNA segment above includes these coding regions:
- the LOC117619544 gene encoding F-box/kelch-repeat protein SKIP25-like — its product is MDQEAIPKPKHEKHNQTQTSSNETSLLSGLPNHLAQLCLAKINPSILFSVCHSWRRLIYSPSFTPFFSLYALLSPPPDHSPNSPIQFSSLDPISNTWTSLPSPPSDPPLHLLHRHPAFLSRKLPIQTLSVSGCLVLVAATTPQFTPALPRPLVFQPLSKQWSFGPPLPKPRRFCAAGTVGGKVYVASGMGTTYRGDVARSMEEWDMKGKEVSASWVKKAGLKDGRFSREAVEAIGYRGKLWMVNVKGNAIKEGAVYDVETDTWQDMPQGMLGGWNGPTATSINDDDDHHDHDAMYVVDESKGVLSKYVDENDCWEVVMDSVVLKEAEQVCAGRGRVCVVCANGNRIVVVDVVAPLPRIWVVEPPPMLEVVAVHILPRMCRLD